The following proteins are co-located in the Palaemon carinicauda isolate YSFRI2023 chromosome 30, ASM3689809v2, whole genome shotgun sequence genome:
- the LOC137623392 gene encoding putative CENPB DNA-binding domain-containing protein 1 codes for MVGEKRKAFSESGSAKKRQAISFETKVAIIKKLDTGEKMVSVARAYNLNRSTVGTIYKQKDRIMEHVKGALPMQSTIISKKRGKIIEEMEKLLTIWLEDQQQWRIPLSLMLIQEKAKSIFEDVKAKAGESAAEEMFPASHGWFSPFQEEG; via the coding sequence ATGGTTGGTGAAAAGCGAAAGGCTTTTAGTGAGAGTGGTAGTGCAAAGAAGAGGCAAGCCATTTCATTTGAAACGAAAGTGGCAATAATAAAGAAGCTTGATACGGGTGAGAAAATGGTGAGCGTTGCACGAGCATACAACTTGAATCGTTCGACCGTCGGTACCATTTATAAACAGAAAGATCGTATAATGGAACACGTGAAAGGTGCATTGCCGATGCAATCGACGATCATTAGCAAAAAAAGAGGGaaaatcatagaagagatggagaaACTTCTCACCATTTGGCTCGAGGATCAGCAGCAGTGGCGTATTCCTCTAAGCCTTATGCTCATTCAGGAGAAGGCCAAATCTATATTTGAGGATGTCAAGGCTAAGGCTGGGGAAAGCGCTGCCGAAGAAATGTTTCCTGCCAGCCACGGGTGGTTTTCCCCGTTTCAAGAAGAGGGCTAA
- the LOC137623393 gene encoding tigger transposable element-derived protein 1-like, with the protein MPEKTYISCEEKTMPGYKAAKDRLTLMLGANAEGSYKLKPLLFYRAANPRALKNVTKNSLPVKWMSNMKAWVTLAVFEDWFFHHFIPEVKLYCRENGIPFKILLVLDNAPGHPPHLDDFHPDVKVVYLPPNTTSLQQSMDQGVIANFKKYYTRRTYRMALKAVDSEPEMTLQSYWKSYNIFNCVTEVNLNAVWRPLCPQFVNDFRGFDQEGINKEILSTLVGLSDKLELDLQERRTSRNCLSPMGR; encoded by the exons atgccagagaAGACCTACATTAGCTGTGAGGAGAAGACGATGCCCGGATATAAAGCGGCTAAAGACCGCCTAACCTTAATGCTTGGGGCGAATGCTGAAGGGAGCTACAAGCTGAAGCCGCTGCTATTTTACCGGGCAGCTAACCCTCGAGCCCTAAAGAACGTGACGAAAAACTCTCTCCCCGTTAAATGGATGTCAAAcatgaaggcatgggtgacactcgcTGTATTTGAGGACTGGTTCTTCCACCATTTCATCCCAGAAGTGAAGTTGTATTGCCGGGAAAATGGAATTCCATTCAAGAttctgctggtgctggacaatgcccctggccaCCCCCCACACTTGGATGATTTTCATCCTGATGTCAAAGTTGTGTACCTGCCgccaaatacaacttcacttcAGCAGTCAATGGACCAGGGCGTTATCGCCAATTTCAAGAAATATTACACCCGACGGACGTACAGGATGGCCTTGAAAGCAGTGGATTCTGAACCCGAGATGACCTTACAGAGCTACTGGAAGTCGTATAACATCTTTAACTGC GTAACCGAGGTCAACCTCAACGCCGTGTGGAGGCCTCTATGCCCTCAGTTCGTCAACGACTTCCGTGGCTTTGATCAGGAGGGCATCAATAAAGAAATTCTCAGCACTCTTGTCGGCCTAAGTGATAAACTCGAGCTAGACCTGCAGGAAAGGAGGACTTCGAGGAATTGCTTGAGTCCCATGGGGAGGTAA